The following proteins come from a genomic window of Nostoc sp. ATCC 53789:
- a CDS encoding TIGR04282 family arsenosugar biosynthesis glycosyltransferase — translation MLNLPANPKQHLIIFTRYPEPGKTKTRLIPALGNLGAANLQREMTEYTIFQVQELQKAIAISVEVRFAGGDLQLMQDWLGLDLVYQSQGEGDLGSRMARSLFDAFQSGAEKVIIIGTDCPGVNAEILATAFEKLHTFDLILGPAIDGGYYLIGLRQAIPELFVNIEWGTAQVFQKTVDIAQKLHLSYVNLSPLADVDRPEDLPIWEQTLVGEMEG, via the coding sequence TCCAGAACCAGGTAAGACAAAAACCCGATTGATACCTGCTTTAGGAAATCTTGGTGCTGCCAATCTTCAACGGGAAATGACAGAATATACAATATTTCAGGTTCAAGAATTGCAAAAAGCCATTGCTATATCTGTGGAAGTGCGATTTGCAGGTGGCGATTTGCAACTAATGCAAGACTGGCTGGGGTTAGATTTGGTTTACCAATCTCAAGGCGAAGGCGATCTAGGTTCACGGATGGCGCGATCGCTTTTCGATGCTTTTCAATCTGGTGCAGAAAAAGTAATTATCATCGGCACAGATTGTCCTGGAGTCAATGCCGAGATTCTAGCAACAGCTTTTGAAAAGTTACACACCTTTGACCTCATACTTGGCCCTGCGATCGATGGTGGATATTACTTAATTGGTTTGCGCCAAGCTATCCCGGAGTTATTCGTTAATATCGAGTGGGGAACTGCTCAAGTATTCCAGAAAACCGTAGACATTGCCCAAAAACTTCATTTATCATACGTGAATTTGTCGCCTTTAGCTGATGTTGACCGACCCGAGGATCTGCCGATTTGGGAACAAACCCTTGTGGGTGAGATGGAAGGATGA